From a single Okeanomitos corallinicola TIOX110 genomic region:
- the purT gene encoding formate-dependent phosphoribosylglycinamide formyltransferase: MKKSLKLPQKLMLLGSGELGKEFVIAAQRLGNYIIAVDRYANAPAMQVADCSEVISMLSANDLEAVVSKHQPDFIIPEIEAIRTEKLQEFEERGITVIPTAAATNYTMNRDRIRELAHQELGVRTAKYGYAVSLEELISVSEKIGFPNVVKPVMSSSGKGQSVVNDKTEVEKAWNYAIDNSRGDSQKVIVEEFINFEIEITLLTIKQWNAETIFCPPIGHRQERGDYQESWQPANISDDKILASQAIAKKVTDALGGAGIFGVEFFITKDEVIFSELSPRPHDTGMVTLISQNLNEFELHLRAILGLPIPNIQQLGYAASAVILADKKSDAITFTGVAQALTETDVDIRLFGKPTAHPYRRMGVALAKGKDENSAREKASKAASKIKLN; this comes from the coding sequence ATGAAAAAATCACTCAAACTACCCCAAAAATTAATGTTACTTGGTTCAGGAGAACTAGGTAAAGAATTTGTGATTGCTGCACAACGCTTAGGTAATTATATCATTGCCGTTGACCGATATGCAAACGCTCCCGCAATGCAGGTTGCTGATTGTTCTGAAGTTATTTCTATGCTCAGTGCAAATGATTTAGAAGCAGTAGTTAGTAAACATCAACCGGATTTTATTATCCCCGAAATTGAAGCAATTAGAACCGAAAAATTACAAGAATTTGAAGAAAGAGGAATTACAGTTATTCCCACAGCAGCAGCAACTAATTACACGATGAATCGTGACAGAATTAGAGAATTAGCACATCAAGAATTAGGGGTAAGAACTGCTAAATATGGTTATGCAGTCAGCTTAGAAGAATTGATTTCAGTTTCTGAAAAAATCGGTTTTCCTAATGTTGTTAAACCCGTGATGTCATCATCAGGAAAAGGTCAATCAGTCGTTAACGATAAAACAGAAGTAGAAAAAGCTTGGAATTACGCAATTGATAATTCTAGGGGTGATAGTCAAAAAGTAATAGTTGAAGAATTTATCAACTTTGAGATTGAAATTACTTTATTAACTATTAAACAATGGAATGCAGAAACTATATTTTGTCCTCCGATTGGACACAGACAAGAAAGAGGAGATTATCAAGAATCTTGGCAACCTGCAAATATTTCTGATGATAAAATATTAGCATCTCAAGCAATAGCTAAAAAAGTAACTGATGCTTTAGGAGGTGCGGGAATTTTCGGGGTTGAATTTTTCATTACCAAAGATGAAGTTATCTTTTCTGAACTTTCACCCCGTCCCCATGATACGGGAATGGTGACATTAATTTCCCAAAACTTAAACGAATTTGAATTACATCTGCGAGCAATTTTAGGTTTACCCATTCCTAATATTCAACAATTAGGATATGCAGCAAGTGCAGTAATTTTAGCAGATAAAAAATCAGATGCTATCACATTTACAGGAGTCGCACAAGCATTAACAGAAACCGATGTAGATATTAGATTATTTGGTAAACCAACCGCACATCCTTATCGGAGAATGGGAGTAGCATTAGCAAAAGGAAAAGATGAAAATTCAGCAAGAGAAAAAGCAAGCAAAGCAGCAAGTAAAATCAAATTAAATTAA
- a CDS encoding sulfite exporter TauE/SafE family protein produces the protein MTPTELLILAFAGVIAGILAGFLGIGGGTVLVPLLISLGFESIQAVATSSLSIVITASAGSIQNWRMGYLDIKNVLGMALPALITAQIGVFLANLFPEYLLLFTFGLLLISNVYLVELRKKIIARKKTEEEAISNQEKLDNKNPDNIHKSREIRNRIITGGTGGLLAGLFGVGGGVIMVPLQIILLNENIKRAIQTSLGVIVITAISATAGHAYRGNVLWETGLILGLGGLLGVQFSTRFLPKLPDKIVSLAFRSLLAILSIYIFWKAWQTYQL, from the coding sequence ATGACACCTACTGAATTATTAATATTAGCATTTGCAGGAGTTATAGCCGGAATTTTAGCGGGTTTTTTAGGAATTGGCGGAGGTACAGTTTTAGTACCTTTATTAATCTCATTAGGTTTTGAATCAATTCAAGCAGTTGCTACCAGTAGTTTATCAATTGTGATTACTGCATCTGCTGGAAGTATTCAAAATTGGCGCATGGGATATCTAGATATAAAAAACGTTTTAGGTATGGCATTACCAGCCTTAATAACTGCCCAAATAGGTGTTTTTTTAGCTAATCTATTTCCCGAATATCTATTATTATTTACCTTTGGGCTATTATTAATTTCCAACGTTTATTTAGTTGAATTGCGTAAAAAAATCATCGCTAGAAAAAAAACTGAAGAAGAAGCAATTAGTAATCAGGAAAAACTAGATAATAAAAATCCAGATAATATTCATAAAAGCCGAGAAATTCGGAATAGAATTATCACAGGTGGTACTGGAGGTTTATTAGCAGGTTTATTTGGAGTAGGTGGTGGTGTAATTATGGTTCCTCTACAAATTATCCTATTAAATGAAAATATTAAAAGAGCAATTCAAACCAGTTTAGGAGTCATAGTTATCACTGCTATTTCCGCAACCGCTGGCCACGCTTATCGAGGTAATGTTTTATGGGAAACAGGCTTAATTTTAGGACTTGGTGGTTTATTAGGAGTACAATTCAGTACCCGGTTTTTACCAAAATTACCAGATAAAATAGTCAGTTTAGCTTTTAGAAGTTTATTAGCTATTCTATCTATTTATATTTTCTGGAAAGCATGGCAAACTTACCAACTTTGA
- a CDS encoding ATP-dependent Clp protease proteolytic subunit translates to MEHFPIKAVQAAYYGENSYRTPPPDLPSLLLKERIVYLGMPLVPAVTELIIAELLFLQSDDPEKPIKIYINSTGTSGYSGEPIGFETEAFAIYDTMKYIKPPIHTICIGSAMGMAAMLLSAGTKGCRASLPNSSIILHQPKSYAQGQATDIQIRAREVLANKASLVDILSSTTGQAPEKIIKDMDRLLYMTPYQAKEYGLIDRVFEKEELANPPMPTSVL, encoded by the coding sequence ATGGAACATTTCCCCATCAAGGCTGTACAAGCTGCCTATTACGGCGAAAACTCCTACCGCACACCACCCCCAGATTTACCTTCTCTGTTATTAAAAGAGAGAATAGTTTATCTGGGGATGCCATTAGTTCCTGCGGTTACAGAGTTAATCATCGCTGAATTACTATTTTTACAATCTGACGACCCAGAAAAACCCATTAAAATCTACATCAACTCAACTGGTACTTCTGGTTACAGTGGCGAACCTATTGGTTTTGAAACCGAAGCCTTCGCTATCTACGACACCATGAAATACATCAAGCCCCCCATCCACACCATTTGTATTGGTTCAGCAATGGGAATGGCGGCCATGTTGTTGAGTGCTGGGACAAAAGGTTGTCGCGCCAGTTTACCCAACTCTTCCATTATCTTGCATCAGCCAAAGAGTTACGCTCAAGGCCAAGCAACAGACATACAAATTCGTGCCAGAGAAGTTTTGGCAAACAAAGCATCACTGGTGGATATTCTCTCTAGCACCACAGGACAAGCACCAGAGAAAATCATCAAAGACATGGATCGTTTGTTGTACATGACACCTTACCAAGCTAAGGAATACGGTTTAATAGACCGCGTGTTTGAGAAAGAAGAACTCGCCAACCCCCCAATGCCTACAAGTGTGCTTTAA
- a CDS encoding ATP-dependent Clp protease proteolytic subunit, with protein MPIGVPKVPYRMPGGQYTDWISIYDRLYRERIIFLGRDVDDEIANQIIAVMLYLDSDDPGKDIYLYINSPGGMVTSGLAIYDTMQHIKSDVVTICVGLAASMGSFLLAAGTKGKRLALPHSRIMIHQPSGGTRGQASDIEIEAREILRIRSQLNQIYADNTSQPLSKIEKDMDRDFFMSAQEAKEYGLIDRVIEERI; from the coding sequence ATGCCTATAGGCGTACCAAAAGTTCCATACCGGATGCCCGGTGGACAATATACAGATTGGATTAGTATTTATGACCGTCTTTACCGGGAGAGAATTATTTTCTTGGGAAGAGATGTAGATGATGAAATTGCCAACCAAATTATCGCCGTCATGCTTTATTTGGATTCCGATGATCCAGGTAAAGATATCTATTTATACATCAATTCTCCTGGTGGGATGGTGACATCTGGCTTGGCAATTTATGACACCATGCAACACATCAAATCTGATGTTGTTACCATTTGCGTTGGTTTAGCTGCTTCCATGGGATCTTTCCTATTAGCGGCAGGAACAAAAGGTAAACGCCTAGCTTTACCCCACTCCCGGATTATGATTCACCAACCTTCCGGTGGAACTCGCGGCCAAGCTTCTGATATTGAAATTGAAGCTAGGGAAATTTTGCGAATTCGCAGCCAATTAAATCAGATTTATGCTGATAACACCAGTCAACCCTTGTCTAAGATTGAGAAAGATATGGATCGTGACTTCTTTATGTCTGCTCAAGAAGCCAAAGAATATGGTTTAATTGACCGTGTGATTGAAGAACGCATCTAA
- a CDS encoding DnaJ domain-containing protein: MDIGDCYRLLGLRKGASFTEVKSSYRRLVQQYHPDINPDEKSKEKFIALTEAYKLLQTVAPLEEVTAKSRHSSVSSSTSVSNTTEVITQESSTTTTVMPDPPTVEDIEKRLKWKTYEQLQRFLQAKRFPQAIALVEALAARLPEDAEVRQWQAISYQIWGRALINDKQLPKARIYLKKALKTDPHNKALLHEIQQDFQRLGIKF, encoded by the coding sequence ATGGACATTGGAGACTGCTACCGTTTATTGGGTTTAAGGAAAGGAGCTTCTTTTACTGAGGTGAAATCGTCATACCGCCGACTGGTACAGCAATATCATCCAGATATTAACCCAGATGAAAAATCTAAAGAAAAATTTATTGCCTTAACAGAGGCTTATAAACTCCTGCAAACGGTAGCACCTCTAGAGGAAGTAACCGCAAAATCACGTCATAGTTCTGTGAGTTCATCAACTTCTGTCAGTAATACAACGGAAGTAATAACCCAGGAATCATCAACAACAACCACTGTCATGCCTGATCCTCCGACTGTAGAGGATATAGAAAAACGGTTAAAGTGGAAGACCTATGAACAGTTACAAAGGTTTCTCCAAGCTAAGAGATTTCCCCAGGCGATCGCACTTGTAGAGGCTTTAGCTGCTAGATTACCAGAAGATGCAGAAGTACGGCAATGGCAAGCTATATCTTATCAAATTTGGGGTAGGGCTTTAATTAATGACAAACAACTACCCAAAGCGAGAATTTATTTAAAAAAGGCTTTGAAAACAGATCCTCATAATAAAGCTTTGTTACACGAAATACAACAAGACTTTCAGCGCTTGGGGATTAAATTTTAA
- a CDS encoding P pilus assembly protein, chaperone PapD produces MLDKSWISNLAFGLTLSALTLFPNIAKAQVSVSPLIIESNAKRGQAQGMITITNTSNSITRVRVYAKPFTYSRDSGFEILSSTPTDLTKYLQFSPRELTIKPRESRRVRLISRLAPNLPDGEYRAVIFNETLTETKNSQGNSVGLVARIGVTFYVRKGNISQKLEVSGASFNQAQKQIQILVTNSGKATARPGVNWTLKQGETVVKSGKVDPSSVVAESERNLLLKYPLKDEPALTPGEYQLSGDLIWGDNNNASKLPFNVNISIPKIAPVPDKK; encoded by the coding sequence ATGCTTGATAAATCCTGGATTTCTAACCTTGCTTTTGGCTTAACATTATCTGCTTTAACTCTATTTCCGAATATAGCAAAAGCTCAAGTTAGTGTTTCTCCCCTAATTATTGAAAGCAACGCTAAACGGGGACAAGCTCAAGGAATGATTACTATTACAAATACCAGTAATTCTATTACCCGTGTGCGAGTCTATGCTAAACCTTTTACCTATAGTCGTGATAGCGGATTTGAAATTTTATCATCTACTCCCACAGACTTAACCAAATATCTGCAATTTTCCCCCCGTGAGTTAACAATTAAACCCAGAGAAAGTCGCAGAGTCAGGTTAATTAGTCGGTTAGCACCTAATTTACCAGATGGAGAATATCGGGCAGTAATTTTTAATGAAACTCTCACAGAAACCAAAAATTCTCAGGGTAATAGCGTAGGTTTAGTAGCACGAATTGGTGTAACTTTCTATGTGAGAAAAGGTAATATTTCCCAAAAATTAGAGGTGTCTGGTGCAAGTTTTAATCAAGCACAAAAACAAATACAAATCCTAGTTACCAACAGCGGTAAAGCAACCGCACGTCCTGGGGTTAATTGGACATTAAAACAAGGGGAAACAGTTGTTAAAAGCGGGAAAGTAGATCCTAGCTCTGTGGTTGCAGAAAGTGAGCGTAATTTATTATTAAAATATCCTCTAAAAGATGAACCTGCTTTAACTCCTGGTGAATATCAGTTAAGTGGTGATTTAATCTGGGGAGATAATAACAATGCTAGTAAATTACCATTTAATGTCAATATTTCCATCCCGAAAATAGCACCTGTCCCAGATAAGAAATAA
- a CDS encoding carboxypeptidase-like regulatory domain-containing protein: MQQHLTNKISICLFATVPIICQILIIPVQADDLNKNNSETTQISDQNTEFIVFPVGLNIGKRPVKSSFLVKGKEDGTDAVDFANWLIPYDAIIEALKLKVTILEDGQLEVKSPGLITKIDPNKIRTDSELGLVLSIADLENLFGVKATFDINEYAIILEVPWENKSSDKFAETENIISLTGLPKVKPENINISAIEQKVTISGSERQDTNYRGELITIGSAFGGSWFLRTTQRDLTDLQTWNIRDAQFFKPKKSTDIIIGSQRNFWQSQGDFWGLTYINRTGFTPPQPFSGGAVDSRQRLQASAIGRTIAGEAEPGTLARLVQGFGDQVIAEILVDSSGIYRFEDIKNNNRFASNNYRVLLYPQGKLTAQPEIQEASFTTVLGQIPAGASALIFSGGMKRESSGNGNFLGDFADFRGGIAGRWGLSESLTVGVGGVYEDSPKALAELFYRPTNVPVQVALFALSGENGNVNTDIRYDPFSNLNLTFNSDRFSQRSQINWRVFPNLTLFALDNSRDATSGGLQVSYNSRGFSTFGRVSFDDKDRIRWNLLQRLNKLELTQRGNEIGTFSELNYKFSDQKLFDSGNAILLRYETNNQNNTNNLLNIGWRYRSEQKALDGNYIWDVELGYGIGSQGEGIIASLGTTILPGLMLRGRYQGVSVNSDQSSFSIDLVSGLNLQRGIKPSDRRSEYFRTQGGLLIQPFFDKNNNGKRDSNEEFYTQDAGLLVIINNRPLRSFSPDIRSDGILIRLAPGTYRLDLDPAGFPPDWQANNTALAVDVIPGSYTPVVIPLILSYTVSGVVTDSQGDALVGARVEAVEKNQGIRRFSVTNGAGVYYLENLPQGNYQLEINGKSAGSLNLDQSSEPFQELNLKE, from the coding sequence ATGCAACAGCATCTCACAAATAAAATCAGTATTTGTCTGTTTGCGACTGTCCCAATTATTTGCCAAATTCTCATAATTCCAGTACAAGCAGATGATTTAAATAAAAACAACTCTGAGACTACACAAATATCTGATCAAAATACAGAATTTATAGTATTTCCAGTTGGTTTGAATATTGGTAAACGTCCAGTTAAATCTAGTTTTTTAGTTAAGGGTAAGGAAGATGGAACGGATGCTGTTGATTTTGCCAATTGGTTGATACCTTATGATGCTATAATTGAAGCCTTAAAATTAAAAGTTACCATTTTGGAAGATGGTCAATTAGAAGTAAAATCTCCTGGTTTAATTACAAAGATTGATCCTAATAAAATACGCACCGATTCTGAATTAGGATTAGTATTAAGTATTGCAGATTTAGAAAATTTATTTGGTGTCAAAGCTACATTTGATATTAATGAATATGCGATTATTTTAGAAGTTCCTTGGGAAAATAAATCTAGTGATAAGTTTGCAGAAACAGAAAATATAATTTCATTGACAGGATTACCAAAAGTTAAACCAGAAAATATTAATATCTCAGCAATAGAACAAAAAGTAACTATTAGCGGGAGTGAGAGACAAGACACAAATTATCGAGGTGAATTAATCACTATTGGTAGTGCTTTTGGAGGTTCTTGGTTTTTACGCACAACTCAACGAGATTTAACTGATTTACAAACTTGGAATATCAGAGACGCACAATTTTTTAAACCGAAAAAATCTACAGATATTATTATTGGTTCTCAGCGTAATTTTTGGCAAAGTCAAGGAGATTTTTGGGGTCTAACATACATCAATAGAACAGGTTTTACACCTCCTCAACCTTTTAGTGGTGGTGCTGTAGATTCTCGTCAACGTTTACAAGCATCTGCGATTGGAAGAACTATAGCAGGTGAAGCTGAACCAGGGACATTAGCAAGATTAGTACAGGGTTTTGGTGATCAGGTAATTGCGGAAATTTTAGTAGATTCTTCTGGTATTTATCGCTTTGAAGATATTAAAAATAATAACCGATTTGCTAGTAATAATTATCGAGTTTTATTATATCCCCAAGGAAAATTAACCGCACAACCAGAAATACAAGAAGCAAGTTTTACCACTGTTCTGGGACAAATACCCGCAGGTGCTTCAGCTTTGATATTTTCCGGAGGAATGAAAAGAGAATCTTCAGGAAACGGAAATTTCTTAGGAGATTTTGCTGATTTTCGCGGTGGTATTGCTGGCCGTTGGGGTTTATCGGAAAGTCTAACTGTTGGTGTGGGTGGTGTGTATGAAGACTCTCCCAAAGCTTTAGCAGAGTTATTTTATCGTCCTACTAATGTACCTGTACAGGTGGCCTTATTTGCACTTTCAGGTGAGAATGGAAATGTAAATACAGATATTCGTTATGATCCATTTTCTAATTTGAATTTAACATTTAATAGCGATCGTTTTTCCCAACGTTCTCAAATAAATTGGCGAGTATTTCCGAATTTGACTTTATTTGCTTTAGATAATTCCCGTGATGCTACTTCTGGAGGTTTACAAGTTAGTTATAATAGTCGGGGTTTTTCTACTTTTGGTCGGGTGAGTTTTGATGATAAAGACCGCATCCGTTGGAATTTACTACAACGATTAAACAAACTGGAATTAACACAGCGGGGAAATGAAATTGGTACTTTTTCGGAACTAAATTATAAATTCTCAGACCAGAAATTATTTGATTCAGGAAATGCAATATTATTAAGATACGAAACCAATAATCAGAATAACACTAATAATTTACTAAATATTGGTTGGCGTTATCGTTCTGAGCAAAAAGCATTAGATGGTAATTATATTTGGGATGTGGAATTAGGTTATGGTATTGGTTCTCAAGGTGAAGGTATCATTGCATCTTTGGGAACTACAATTTTACCAGGTTTAATGTTGAGAGGACGTTATCAAGGTGTATCAGTAAATTCTGATCAAAGCAGCTTTAGTATTGATTTAGTATCTGGTTTAAATTTGCAAAGAGGTATTAAACCAAGTGATAGACGCTCGGAATATTTCCGTACCCAAGGAGGTTTATTAATTCAGCCATTTTTTGATAAAAACAATAACGGTAAACGAGATAGTAACGAAGAATTTTACACACAGGATGCAGGATTATTAGTAATTATAAATAATCGTCCTCTCAGGTCTTTTTCACCAGATATTAGAAGTGATGGCATTTTAATCCGTCTTGCACCGGGAACATACCGCTTAGACCTTGATCCAGCAGGGTTCCCCCCCGACTGGCAAGCTAATAATACTGCTTTAGCAGTAGATGTAATTCCTGGTAGTTATACCCCTGTTGTTATTCCTTTAATTCTCTCCTACACAGTATCAGGAGTTGTCACAGATTCTCAAGGTGATGCGTTAGTAGGTGCAAGGGTAGAAGCAGTTGAAAAAAACCAAGGAATTAGACGTTTTTCTGTTACCAACGGTGCTGGAGTTTATTATTTAGAAAATTTACCCCAAGGAAATTACCAGCTAGAAATTAATGGTAAATCTGCTGGTAGTTTAAATTTAGATCAATCTTCAGAACCTTTCCAAGAACTGAATTTAAAAGAATAA
- a CDS encoding Rieske 2Fe-2S domain-containing protein produces MENEFNFFQHWYPLSPVEDLDPERPTPVTLLGIRLVIWKPRNSENYRVFIDQCPHRLAPLSEGRIDDKTGNLMCSYHGWQFDQQGICTDIPQAEKPEILDKNKDNFCVTSLPVKEENDLLWVWPDIKTVELAAKTPLPLSPQVDASKGFVWTSVVRDLEYDWQTFIENLADPSHVPFAHHGVQGDRNKAIPIPMNITKSTIDLIEVDLPRGLPTTITFEPPCRLEYAITIGKTEKKFGIVTYCIPVSPGKSRLVGQFPRNFAKTTHSLTPRWWDHINNRNFLLDGDMILLNQQEYFLKQKQEKESWKTAYKLPTSADRLVIEFRTWFDKYCQGKLPWDKVGIKNTESKINNDRRVMLDRYQQHTQHCSSCRTAVKNIERLQIGLLGYFVIVVSGVAVLPDSLRLRVGLPLIITALLGMGISALLKFSLIPKFYFVDYVHADK; encoded by the coding sequence ATGGAAAACGAATTTAACTTTTTTCAACATTGGTATCCTCTTTCACCAGTTGAAGACCTTGATCCAGAACGTCCTACACCAGTAACCTTGTTAGGAATACGTTTAGTAATTTGGAAACCCAGAAATTCCGAAAATTACCGAGTATTTATAGATCAATGTCCTCACCGTTTAGCACCATTAAGCGAAGGAAGAATTGATGATAAAACTGGAAATTTAATGTGTAGTTATCACGGTTGGCAATTTGATCAACAGGGTATTTGTACAGATATTCCCCAAGCAGAAAAACCAGAAATACTTGATAAAAACAAAGATAATTTCTGTGTAACTTCCCTTCCAGTCAAAGAAGAAAATGATTTACTTTGGGTTTGGCCAGATATCAAAACAGTAGAATTAGCAGCAAAAACACCTCTACCGCTATCACCTCAAGTAGATGCAAGTAAAGGATTTGTTTGGACTTCTGTAGTCCGTGATTTAGAATATGATTGGCAGACTTTCATAGAAAACCTAGCTGATCCTAGTCATGTTCCTTTTGCTCACCACGGGGTACAAGGCGATCGGAACAAAGCAATACCTATACCCATGAATATCACGAAATCAACCATTGATTTAATTGAAGTTGATCTTCCCAGAGGTTTACCAACAACTATTACTTTTGAACCACCTTGTCGTTTAGAATATGCCATTACTATTGGTAAAACTGAGAAGAAATTCGGAATTGTAACTTATTGTATACCTGTATCTCCTGGAAAATCCAGACTTGTTGGTCAATTTCCTCGTAACTTCGCTAAAACTACCCATTCTTTAACACCCCGTTGGTGGGATCATATTAATAATAGAAATTTTCTTTTAGATGGTGACATGATATTATTAAATCAGCAAGAGTATTTCTTAAAACAAAAACAAGAAAAAGAAAGTTGGAAAACAGCTTATAAATTACCTACCAGTGCAGATAGATTAGTAATTGAGTTTAGGACTTGGTTTGATAAATATTGTCAAGGTAAGTTACCTTGGGATAAGGTAGGTATTAAGAATACAGAAAGTAAAATTAATAATGATCGTCGTGTAATGTTGGATCGTTATCAACAACATACTCAACATTGTAGTAGTTGTAGAACAGCGGTTAAAAATATAGAACGTCTGCAAATAGGACTTTTAGGATATTTTGTAATTGTTGTTTCTGGGGTTGCTGTTCTTCCTGATAGTTTGCGTTTGCGGGTAGGTTTACCATTAATTATTACCGCACTTTTAGGAATGGGAATTTCCGCTTTGTTGAAGTTTTCTTTGATTCCTAAATTTTACTTTGTTGACTATGTTCATGCGGACAAATAA
- a CDS encoding MoaD/ThiS family protein → MSKSAINITVKLFAAYQEAYQLPELTLEFPHGTPVKAVCDRLISEHPQLEKWRHVTRFGINLTFVEPDTLLNDGDEVVLIPPVSGG, encoded by the coding sequence ATGTCTAAATCTGCAATAAATATCACTGTTAAATTGTTCGCTGCTTATCAAGAAGCATATCAACTGCCAGAATTAACCCTGGAATTTCCTCATGGTACACCAGTCAAAGCCGTGTGCGATCGCCTAATTAGCGAACATCCACAACTAGAAAAATGGCGCCATGTTACCCGCTTCGGCATTAACTTAACCTTTGTCGAACCGGACACTCTTTTAAATGATGGTGATGAAGTCGTCCTCATTCCCCCCGTAAGTGGAGGTTGA
- the thrC gene encoding threonine synthase, with the protein MTQAVANLNKANASILKALKCKECGAEYELKAIHVCEECFGPLEVKYDYDVLRQSVSRETIEAGPNSIWRYRQFLPVATDNYIDVGTGMTPLVRSHRLARRLGLNKLYIKNDAVNMPTLSFKDRVVSVALSRARELGFTTVSCASTGNLANSTAAIAAHAGLDCCVFIPSDLEAGKILGSLVYSPTLMAVKGNYDQVNRLCSEVANTYGWGFVNINLRPYYSEGSKTLGYEVAEQLGWELPDHIVAPLASGSLFTKIYKGFNEFVETGLVEGKKVRFSGAQAEGCSPIAEAFREGRDFIKPVKPNTIAKSIAIGNPADGVYAVEIAQKTNGNIESVNDTEIIEGIKLLAETEGIFTETAGGTTVAVLKKLVEAGKIDPDETTVVYITGNGLKTQEAIQGYIGEPLTIDAKLDSFERALERSRTLDRLEWQQVLV; encoded by the coding sequence ATGACTCAAGCAGTAGCAAACTTAAACAAAGCCAACGCTTCCATCTTAAAAGCACTCAAGTGTAAAGAATGTGGTGCTGAATACGAACTCAAAGCAATTCATGTTTGTGAGGAATGCTTCGGGCCATTGGAAGTTAAATATGACTATGATGTTTTGCGTCAGTCTGTAAGTCGAGAAACTATTGAAGCTGGCCCCAATTCTATTTGGCGTTACCGTCAATTCTTACCAGTTGCTACTGATAACTATATAGATGTGGGAACAGGGATGACACCCTTAGTCCGTTCTCACCGTCTTGCCCGCCGCCTGGGTTTAAATAAACTTTATATTAAAAATGACGCTGTTAATATGCCCACCCTGAGCTTTAAAGATCGGGTTGTATCCGTGGCACTTAGCAGAGCTAGAGAATTAGGTTTTACTACAGTATCTTGTGCTAGTACCGGTAACTTAGCAAATTCTACAGCAGCGATCGCCGCCCATGCTGGTTTAGATTGTTGTGTATTTATTCCTTCTGACTTAGAAGCAGGTAAAATCTTGGGTAGCTTAGTCTACAGTCCTACCTTAATGGCTGTTAAAGGCAACTACGACCAAGTTAACCGCCTGTGTTCAGAAGTTGCAAACACCTACGGTTGGGGTTTTGTAAATATTAACCTCCGTCCTTATTATTCTGAAGGTTCTAAAACATTAGGCTATGAAGTTGCCGAACAACTAGGATGGGAATTACCAGATCACATCGTTGCACCTTTAGCTTCTGGTTCATTGTTCACCAAGATTTATAAAGGTTTCAATGAATTTGTAGAAACTGGTTTAGTCGAAGGTAAAAAAGTCCGTTTCAGCGGCGCACAAGCAGAGGGATGTTCCCCCATCGCTGAAGCATTCAGAGAAGGTAGAGACTTTATTAAACCAGTTAAACCCAATACCATCGCTAAATCTATCGCTATTGGTAACCCAGCGGATGGTGTCTATGCTGTAGAAATAGCCCAAAAAACCAACGGTAATATCGAATCTGTGAACGACACAGAAATTATCGAAGGAATCAAACTTCTCGCAGAAACTGAAGGTATCTTCACCGAAACCGCAGGTGGTACAACCGTTGCAGTGCTGAAGAAATTAGTAGAAGCTGGCAAAATTGACCCAGATGAAACCACCGTTGTTTACATCACTGGTAATGGTTTGAAAACCCAGGAAGCAATACAAGGCTACATTGGCGAACCTCTAACCATTGATGCTAAATTAGATAGCTTTGAGCGGGCATTAGAAAGATCCCGTACCCTTGATCGCCTAGAATGGCAACAAGTTTTAGTTTAA
- a CDS encoding MoaD/ThiS family protein: MAVKVLIPTALQKFTNNQATLECSGSNISELLDSLETACPGIKEKICDETGKPRRFLNIYVNSEDIRFLDNTETTLNDGDEVSIVPAVAGG, encoded by the coding sequence ATGGCCGTTAAAGTTTTAATTCCCACTGCGCTGCAAAAATTTACAAATAATCAAGCTACCTTAGAATGCAGTGGTAGTAATATTTCTGAATTGTTAGATTCCTTAGAAACTGCTTGTCCTGGAATTAAAGAAAAAATCTGTGATGAAACTGGAAAACCCCGTCGTTTCCTGAACATCTACGTTAACAGTGAAGATATCCGCTTTCTAGACAACACAGAAACAACTCTAAATGATGGTGATGAAGTTAGTATTGTTCCAGCTGTAGCAGGTGGTTAA